TGTCCGGAGGCGTAGCGATTGCAGAACTCACAAGAAAAAGATCACGCTGAATCTCTTTTGCAAGTTCCTCGATCTCGCGGTCCTTGCAAATGGAGCGAGCAGCGCCGATCGATGAGATCAGCTCATCGATCGTGCCATATGCCTCAACTATTAAACTGCTCTTCGAAACTCTTGGTCCACCGGCAAGACTCGTTCGGCCGGTGTCTCCCTTCTTTGTGGAGATGCTCATCCCGCACCTCCTTAAAAACCGAACTCTACGCCGCCATAGGCGCCGATTCCCAACGCCGGGAAGGTTAGAGCTTCGCTGTATTCTTTGTCTAAAAGATTTTCGATCCGGCCGTGCAATTTCAGCCAGGAGTTTACGCGGTAGTTGCCTGCCAGATCGACTTTGGCATAGCCGGGATTCAATACATTCTCTGCCGGGAAGGTGCTGAAATCCTGTTCGAGTCTTTCGCCCACAGCCAGAACATGAAAGCTTGCGCCCCATTTACCGGTTTCGTATCCGACTCTCACGCTCCCCGAATGACGCGGACGCCGAAACAGTTGATGATTTTCAATTTCATCTTCAGTGTCCAAAAACGTGTAGGAGGCTGTGAAATTCCAATGGTCATGGCGCGCTGAACCGGATAATTCCAATCCCTGGCTCTTTGCTTCCGCGACATTCGCAGCAACAAAGTTTTCATCAAAACTGATGAGATTCTCATAATCGTTTCTAAAATAAGAAACGGAAAACACAGCAGTCTCATTCCAGTAATGATCAACACCCAGCTCCCAGGATTTGCTTTCTTCCGGATCCAGATCGGGATTTCCGAAAAACGGAAAAGCCAGATCCCCTGCAGTGGGCGCGCGGAAAGCGGTCCCAAAACTTGCGCGGATCTTCCAGTCATTTTCCAGGCGGTAAGCGACCGCGATTCTGGGGTTCACCGTGTCTCCGAACGTATTGTGATGATCAAATCTCAATCCGGCAGTGAGGATCCAACGCGCGCTCTCCCATTTGTTCTGCGCATATATGGCATGAATCGTTGTGTCAAAATCATTCAGATCCGGAATAGGGCCGTTGTTATCGTGGGCATCGATCCCCTGTTGCTCAAACTCATATCCAACCGTCACCGTATCGTTCTCTGAAACTTGAAAATCATTTTGAAGTCCCGCCTGAAATGTTCTGGAGGTATGTTCAGAAAATCCGAAAAACACGTCGTCAGGATCATCAAACAGGAAATCAAAATGCGTGAAGGAAAAATGGGTCTTTAAATTCACGAATTCTCCCTCAGAGTGCCGCAGCGAGGTCCCAATCACTGTTAGCTGAGTATCCTGATTGCGAAGCGGTGAGACTACATCGGCAAAACTGAAAGGGATTCCGGTGTGTGAATCGTGCACTCGAGCGTTTACCGAAAGCTCAGTCGTGTCACTGAAGGCAAAGTTGGTGTTTCCCGAGAAATTGTTCTGCCGGAATTCGTCGTTCTCGAATTGTCCCTGTGAATCCTGACGCGAATAAGCCAGGGAGTAACTCGCTCTGCCGCTCGATCCCAGGATGCCGGCTTTTTCACGAAACGTTTCAAAGCTGCCACCTTCAAAAGAAGCACTTGCCTGCGTGCCGACTTCTCCTTTTCGACTAATGATGTTGATCGTTCCTGACATCGCATCGCTCCCGTAAAGCGGACTCTGCGGCCCACGCACGATTTCAATTCGTTCAACGTTATCCGTTGTAACTTCTTCGATGGCAACGCCCCCGAAAAAGGGATCGTTGATTT
The DNA window shown above is from bacterium and carries:
- a CDS encoding cob(I)yrinic acid a,c-diamide adenosyltransferase, whose translation is MSISTKKGDTGRTSLAGGPRVSKSSLIVEAYGTIDELISSIGAARSICKDREIEELAKEIQRDLFLVSSAIATPPDKKVPPIPSSIVEALTVRVHLLEKVKGILSDWSIPGEHPVSAAFDVARTVCRRAER
- a CDS encoding TonB-dependent receptor is translated as MRRLFIFSLLYTFLTLSSVCFAQDEQQPADPDQEIEYEISVTADRLEEPVKEKTDSVTIITREDIEQQQWRYVVDALREVPGLTVVRSGSPGKTTSLFLRGGNSEQVLVLIDGVQINDPFFGGVAIEEVTTDNVERIEIVRGPQSPLYGSDAMSGTINIISRKGEVGTQASASFEGGSFETFREKAGILGSSGRASYSLAYSRQDSQGQFENDEFRQNNFSGNTNFAFSDTTELSVNARVHDSHTGIPFSFADVVSPLRNQDTQLTVIGTSLRHSEGEFVNLKTHFSFTHFDFLFDDPDDVFFGFSEHTSRTFQAGLQNDFQVSENDTVTVGYEFEQQGIDAHDNNGPIPDLNDFDTTIHAIYAQNKWESARWILTAGLRFDHHNTFGDTVNPRIAVAYRLENDWKIRASFGTAFRAPTAGDLAFPFFGNPDLDPEESKSWELGVDHYWNETAVFSVSYFRNDYENLISFDENFVAANVAEAKSQGLELSGSARHDHWNFTASYTFLDTEDEIENHQLFRRPRHSGSVRVGYETGKWGASFHVLAVGERLEQDFSTFPAENVLNPGYAKVDLAGNYRVNSWLKLHGRIENLLDKEYSEALTFPALGIGAYGGVEFGF